A segment of the Lycium ferocissimum isolate CSIRO_LF1 chromosome 10, AGI_CSIRO_Lferr_CH_V1, whole genome shotgun sequence genome:
cggtgaaaatgattttcacccatttagtATTATTTTGGGCCATGCCTATCCTCGAAGCTTATTCAGATATGTGATACATTCATGCCTTTCTATGGGATGCTTACGTTTTTATGTTTGGTTGATTcaacgagaaaaaaaaaaaagttctgcTCAACGAGGGCCAAGGTTGGTTAGGGCCGATCATGGCTTATAGTTCGGCTCGTGACAAACTCAATATCATAGTACTAGGTTACATGAGTCACACAAGTTGAATCATGGAGCGCTATTTGTAGTAGAGACTTGTTTATGAGTGTGTAACACGTCACACATATAAGCGATGAAAGCCAACAAATATTGATAGAATAGTCAAAGTGCCTGCAAGCTGAAGACCCCACCGtcatttaaaacaaaaacaactaAATTACTATTAACTTGTTGTGAAACATAAGTTAAGGCTTAAGGGGTTGTTTGATTCGGGAACAAGTTATCCTGGGATTATAATATTTAGTAAATATACTCTTATAGgtaaatatttgatttattaCTAAAAGTAGAATATACGGAGGTATGATATAACACATGTGTTTGGTTTAAACGGATAAATTGgaacaaatttttatttcagTTATAACATCTTCTATCTCGAAAAACTTTAAAGATTTTTAGAGAAAGgcaaatattttcttatttaattttaatccGGGATTGTAACCACTTGTCCCACCAATAAAATAAGTGTACGAAGGTTGATATAACATATGTGTTTGGTTTAAACTGataaattggaataaattcTTATTTAAGTTTTAACATTTTCTATCTTGAAAAACTTTGAAACTTTTTAGCGAATGgcaaatttattattttttatttaattttattccgAGATTGTAATCACTTATCCCACCAATCAACTAACCCAAGAgtagagaattttggatgaagaAAAGACCGAAAAGctaaataaagttttttttttttttttttgaacatcAAAGATAATATTAGTATTACTTACGTAATAAAGTCATTACAAGCCGTAGAAGCGTCACGTAGGACACTTTGGTTACCAAAACTAGCTAGAATATTACAGTAATTAGCATCAACTTCTTTCCTAACGACAGTAGTACTATTGATATCATTGTCTACTAGCTTCTTCTTAACAAAACGATAGATAGTAGCAAAGTGAGTGTCATTTCCATTTGCTAAACATTCTATTACCTCTGTACTATCTGTTTCAATCTCCAGAGGGAAGAATTTCCTGCTATTTGCCATTTGAAGTCTTTCATAAAGTGCACGAGTTCGGTATGAAGGGGAGAGGAAGCATGGGTATTACCACTAAAACCTGCTATCCATTCGCCTTTACTATCTCGAAATACTCCCCCTATACTTGCACGTGAGCTAGAGTAAGTTAACCTCTCTTGTATTGTATTTGTAAATCTCTATGAGCTTGCTACAACTACATCAGGATTTCTAAATTATGTAAAGAGAGGCAAAAAATACAgcaaaattgatatttttttctatacCTCCCATATTCAAAATCTGTCGACTTGACTAATTGGATTCACGCCTTGTATGATCCACTAAAATATAAAGTGCTCCTTACGAAGAGGTTCTCCGTGCTCCAAACTCGAGTCTGAAAGTTTCATGTAGATTAAAACAGAGAGAATACCACATTCTTTGGATTAAAGTGCAAATAAAAAAGATGGAtaaaattaagggaaaagggtcaaaaatattataactttgaaaaaaggggttaaaaatatcctcaaacattttgggtcaaaaatacctctCTCGCccaaaagttttcaaatatacgcCGTTTGACGGAAGTATCCTCCAAAATAACTCGAAATAAttttatgcatatcatttaaCTGCCCCAACCGAATAATAACTCATAAGATACCCTTATTCTCCCAatgtaggtttgaagtttgagggaattgggagGATAAGGGGATATTGCGTTTATTATTCGGTTAGGGccggtttaaatgatggagcgggtttaagaAATGATTTTGAGTTATTTTGGGGGGATAATTTAAAATCGaaagggatatatttgaaaaacttttgatgagaggggtatttttaattcaaaataagtttggaggatatttttagccctttttccaaagtagaggggtatttttgacccttttccctaaaattaAATAGTAAAGAGAAAACTTACAACGCTACGAACAACAATGGAGGTCCGAGCACCCCAATTAGACAAATCATAGGCAATTTCCATACCTGAATTTCCACAACCAACTACTAAAACATCTTTATCCTCAAAACTCTTGCCATTTCTATACTCACaagaatgcatgatttttccaccaaaaccatccAATCCTTCTATTTTTGGAATAAAACCTTCACTATTTTCACCAGTTGCAACAACAAGATACCTAGCAACATAATTCTcaacaatatttttttggacGTTCATCGCCTTAACATGCCATTTACAATCAACATTATCGAAAAATGCAAACTCAACGGCACGTTTATACAAAGGATTAACATTAAAATGGGAAACATAACTACCTAAGTAttcaagaaaactatttttggaCATAAAAGTAGGCGAATTTGGAGGAAATGACATGTAAGGAAGTTCACAAAATTGACTTGCGAAATGAAGTTTCAACCTATCATAAGACTTTCTCCATAAAGAAGCAAAAGAATCATCTCTTTCTAAAACTATATTGGGTATATTTTTGAGATTTAGACAAGCAGAAGTAGCTATGCCAGCAGGGCCAGCTCCAACAATGAGCACAACTGTTTCTTGCTTCataattcccttttctttttttctttgtttatctttatcctttttcttctctattttgttgatctttattattttattgtgtTTATATAGAGAAGAACATAGAAAATTAATAAATCACTTTCCAAAGCCATATTATCCAATCTCAATATGCAGATTTTACCTTCTATCTAATGTTGACTGCCAGATAGCAAAGTTTGAGAGGCATATCATAAGAGTTTGAATTTGTTTATTGATCAAGATTGATATAAATTACTtgctttttatgtatattatccAATTGTGTAAATCTTCTTTTTATGGTAGACTCGTCATACTATATTTGCTAAGTAATTCAATATTGCAGTTTTCAAATTTAAGTGGTAGAAATAAGTTAGTTTACAAGTGGAAAACATaatttttaagaacaaaaaaaatttaatcacaTGTGTGATTCTGATGAAAGAAAATGGTTTCCtcgaaaaatgattttcaaaatattttttttaaaacaaatattttcctcaaaaaatgattgttttgaaaatatttttcagttttttgttgttgaataaaaaatattttttggttttaatGGCAAGGGGATCAACAATTGAATAGTGTTTCACATTGACTGTAATTTTGATAAAACTTTTCAGTGTTAAGGGTTGATTATATTTTTGGCAGTTTAATTGACATCCTCAGTTTGATTCAATTTGGAGACGCTAGTAACGTTTGCTACCTGAGTGCAAAATACTCAAACATGGGGTGTGCATTTTCGGGTTGATTTTTCATATGGTCACTCAGTTAATAGTTATTATCTCATAAAATTACTTTTTCTGTTAAGCAAAATTCTGAGATAATAATtattagttgagtgaccatatgAAGTCAACTCGcatttttgcttttctttttctctcttatcTTTTCCTAATCCTTTGCTGGGAAAATGTATCTATCTTagcccacccccccccccccccaaaaaaaggaaaaaaaaaaaagaagaagaaaattcagCATAAACCGCAGGATCTTTCATGCTAGTGACTAACAGTAAGAGGTCATAATTTCTTAGTATAAGCATTGTTTATTGAAATTACGTACCACATTATTTGTATACTTTCCCATGATGCACCTTAAATCCTTAATAACTCATATAATTTTGTATTCCTACAGGGGAAATTCCtgcaaacaattttttttcgtTAAATGCGATATTAATACTTTGCAATTTTATATAAATGATTCCTTTAGGGGTGAGGTACGTCGGAAACAATCTATGTACCTCCTAAAATAAGGGTAAcatctgcgtacactctatctTTCCCAACCCCACTTATGAGATTACACTGAACATGTTGAATGATTCCTTTGAATAATAATTTCTTCACATCAAATTTCTTCATAAACATCTTCAAGCAGTATTATCTATGAGAAAAAGTTTTAGCCAAGTAAAAATAGTAGACGATATCTATGAGCAAATACTATGTTGTACTCCATTCATATAGAATTTTAATGAGCAATTTCTGGTGAGCAACTACTTTGACCTAGTGAATAAAATAGAAGTAATTAGATTAGTTTCACTTTCAAATATTACTAGAATATTGACTCAGATGTCAACATACCTAATGATAGGAAGTACTTAATTTGCTaccaaatcattattttcaatAGCGTAATGTGACAAGACAACCGTAGGGGAACGCAGCCAAGGGATCATGATTTCATctaaatccaattttttttttttttaacagaagaccaatatatatgtacaaactTTAAATAAATTCTGATTTTATAATTTGAACAATTCGAGTTAGTATTAAAAATCTTCAAAGTTGAATCTATTAAGCTTAAATCATGAATCTGCATGGTAACAATCTCCTATCAATGCAAAATTCAaattcatagtcatcatatcaccatatgtaataaataaaatggtaTTTCCATTCAAATCTCTACTCAACGCAGCGCCTTAAGGAGAGTCCGAAGTTGGTTGCTAACGGAAGTAGTGCGACAAAAGGCAAAACGAGAATAAACACCAGATGCAGAATCAAGACCACGCTACATAATAGAATGttgggaaaagggccaaatataccccctactttattttattagccAATTTTATCCTCCGTTAATGATTTTGAACAAATATACCCATTTTgaacaaatatacccctgtcgtcTACAAAGTTTACACGTATCCCTTATTTGGATGAAAActccaaatcaaattaaattatcCGGTTTTAAGAAAATTACTCAAACCGTTCCCTGACCCGCCCCAACCCAACCCctatttcatcttcttctccaAGAAGAATGCTTAAAATTGATTCAATCTCTTTGATTCTCAATCAAATGAGCTCAAATTTGAGATGCAACTTCCTTAAAATTCAGTGAACAAATCCCAACCACCAACTTCTTCAAACAAACATTGAATCAACAAAACCCattttcaagtttttttcttcaagcttcAAACTCTAACAATAGCTAAAAAATGGAATATGCAAGAAAAAATGGCTCAAAGACATGCTAGCCATTGAGATTTGTTCACTGAATTTTGAGGAATTTGCATCTCAAATTTGAACTCGTTTGATTAAGATTGAAGGAGATTGGATCAAATTTTTTGAGCATTCTTCTtggagaagaagatgaaatcgAGGCTGGGTCGCGGCGAGTCGGGGAACAGATTGggtaatttaatttgatttgggatTTTCCATCCAAATAGGGGTATGAGTGTAAACTTTGCAGACGACAGGTGTATATTTGTTCACAATCACTAACGGGGGATAAAGTTagctaataaaataaagtagaggggtatatttggcccttaaCTGATCCATTCCAAATAGACCGAATTATAAATGGAAAACTTAGTCAATGTAGTCAATGTACCCTTGGGCCAACTAATTTACCAACATGACCGAAGTATACACTTCGactgtatatgttgtgtgttcttctgtcccaatttaagtgtgttacttttctttttagtctctttcaaaaagagtgtacctttctatatttagtaagttttctGATTTCCAACATTCTACCCGgcaagtttaagaccacaagatttaaaggacTACACACATtattaatttaagaccacaagattcaaaaatatatctttgtttcttaaactcagtgcccagtcaaactaaaACATTTTAAATTGAAATTGAGAGAGTATACAGTACCTATACActgtgtatatattttataaaattagatGACCGAATGGTATTTGGTTACAATTTTCCCttgtaaatattaatttttaatcatAATTGAATGACAAATTTATCTAGGAAAGATACTTATTTTATATTcattaatttaaattaatataatcatcatgtgtgGCTAATGTTTTAAGTACTTGAATTTGTACTTGGCATGATGAAAACAAAGCAATCGGTCATCCAAGTCGGCAAACAtttattgccaaaaaaaaaaaaaaggtaaactAAGTGTACAATTTCTTAAGCATAGTGTACAAATAGTCGCTATAATCAAAAAGTTTGCCTTCAAAAAAAGCAACTCTTCATATACCAACTTTTTCTCCAATGTTCTTCCACCTTTACAACACTCTCTCCAtgtataataattataaaaaataaataatctcaTCTTTTTATAATTACACTTTACCAATTATCTCCATAATTCCAGgttatctctttttcttttttgtcaatTCTTGATTTGATATTTAGTTTTTGAATCTGTGTTTCTTGATTATTGTTCTaaagtttggatttttttttttttggatcttaGGGTTTTTAAGGTTGATTGAGTATTTGGGTATTGTTGGAAATTTGAGATAGTTGAAGGGTATTTAAGGAAATGGAGGCATCTTCATCTGCACCAGAGTTTGATTACTTGTTTAAGCTGTTGATGATTGGAGATTCAGGTGTTGGGAAGAGTAGTTTGTTGCTCAGTTTCACTTCTGATTCTTTTGAAGATCTTTCTCCAACTATTGGTaagtttttttatatttctttttttggttttaagaTTGTTAAGGTATTGGTTTTCTTTGCTGTTAAGGTTTTTGTGTGATATTGTTGCTTAGAATTGTGTTTTGTGATgtacattttataaaaaaagaggGGTTGGGTGTGGAAGTGGGAATGATAGGTGGATCAAATATGAAATATTGGGTAATACTTCCtcagtttcaatttgtttgtttggttttgacttggcacggagtttaagaaataaaggggGACTTTTggatcttgtggtcttaaattaaaaatgtgtgtagtcctttaaatcttgtggtcatAAACTTGCCGGGTAGAATGTTGGAAATCaaaaaacttactaaatatagaaagatacactctttttgggataaaccaaaaaggaaagtaaatcacttaaattgggacagagggagtacttaaTTTGTGAAAATGGGGGTATTGATGGAAAGATTGAATAAAATAGTTCGAGTGTTTTGTGGGTGTGGAAATTTCTTTTAGCTATTTATGCACAAAACTTGTATTGTTCAAGGGTTCTATTGCATGTTGAAGGTTAGTTAACACTTTGGCTGCAGCGATTGGGTAACTTGAAGCTGCATAAATTatgaaagagttaaaagactttATTTGGAACGGTTATGTGTCTATCAAAAGTGAGACTAACAGTTTGAGTTAATTCAATATGAGTGGTATTGCATTGGTCTAACTAGATGAAGGGGAATATTTATTGAATTTCTGGTATTGATGTAGTGCTGCATAACCAGCAGCatcaaaaagaaacaaaagaagagaaggaatACCTAGAA
Coding sequences within it:
- the LOC132034937 gene encoding probable indole-3-pyruvate monooxygenase YUCCA11; this encodes MKQETVVLIVGAGPAGIATSACLNLKNIPNIVLERDDSFASLWRKSYDRLKLHFASQFCELPYMSFPPNSPTFMSKNSFLEYLGSYVSHFNVNPLYKRAVEFAFFDNVDCKWHVKAMNVQKNIVENYVARYLVVATGENSEGFIPKIEGLDGFGGKIMHSCEYRNGKSFEDKDVLVVGCGNSGMEIAYDLSNWGARTSIVVRSVVSFLFTI